The following proteins are encoded in a genomic region of Flexivirga oryzae:
- a CDS encoding NAD-dependent succinate-semialdehyde dehydrogenase: protein MSVKYAVTNPATGQIESTFPTATDNEIADVLARTGAAYASWRQVPVEERAAVLGRVSDLYLERQDELALLITREMGKPLSQALWELGLVADIYRYYADQGPGFLLETEFNPKDGGHAVIRKESMGSLLGIMPWNFPYYQVCRFAGPNLVAGNAIVIKHAPQCPESSKAIEEIFHDAGLPADAYINVFASNEQVATMIADPRIAGVSVTGSERAGSAVAEVAGRHLKKVILELGGSDPFVVLDSDDLAKTVQDAVLGRIMNAGQACTSSKRMIVVDDLYDEFVAQLAKSFDAVEVGDPTSPDTEFGPMSSQGAVDSLMSQIDDAIAHGAEVRAGGGRVEGPGCFVRPTVLTGITPAMRAYREELFGPVALVFRVADADEAAQLANGTEFGLGASVYSSDPAKAAAFAARLDTGMVWINSPESSAADLPFGGTKRSGIGRELGSLGIDEFVNKKTIYTPAATPLD, encoded by the coding sequence ATGAGCGTGAAGTACGCAGTCACCAACCCCGCCACGGGACAGATCGAAAGCACCTTCCCCACCGCAACCGACAACGAGATCGCCGACGTTCTCGCTCGAACGGGTGCGGCGTACGCCTCGTGGCGGCAGGTCCCGGTCGAGGAGCGCGCCGCCGTCCTGGGGCGCGTGAGTGACCTGTACCTCGAACGACAGGACGAGCTCGCGCTGTTGATCACCCGCGAGATGGGCAAGCCCCTCAGCCAGGCGCTCTGGGAACTCGGCCTCGTGGCCGACATCTATCGGTACTACGCCGATCAAGGTCCTGGTTTCCTGCTCGAGACCGAGTTCAACCCGAAGGATGGCGGTCACGCGGTCATCCGCAAGGAGTCCATGGGTTCACTCCTGGGAATCATGCCCTGGAACTTCCCCTACTACCAAGTGTGCCGTTTCGCCGGACCGAACCTTGTCGCCGGCAACGCCATCGTCATCAAGCATGCACCTCAGTGTCCGGAGTCCTCCAAGGCAATAGAGGAGATCTTCCACGACGCAGGTCTCCCCGCCGACGCGTACATCAACGTCTTCGCGTCGAACGAACAGGTTGCGACGATGATCGCCGATCCTCGGATAGCCGGTGTCTCCGTGACCGGCAGCGAACGGGCGGGCTCCGCCGTCGCCGAGGTCGCCGGACGGCACCTGAAGAAGGTCATCCTGGAACTCGGAGGGTCCGATCCGTTCGTCGTCCTCGACTCGGACGACCTGGCCAAGACGGTCCAGGACGCCGTGCTCGGGCGGATCATGAACGCAGGCCAGGCATGTACGTCATCCAAGCGGATGATCGTGGTTGACGACCTCTACGACGAGTTCGTCGCACAACTGGCCAAGTCCTTCGACGCGGTCGAGGTGGGCGACCCCACCAGCCCGGACACCGAGTTCGGGCCGATGTCGTCACAGGGCGCCGTCGACTCGCTCATGTCGCAGATCGACGACGCGATCGCGCACGGTGCGGAGGTGCGAGCAGGCGGCGGCCGGGTCGAGGGCCCGGGTTGTTTCGTCAGGCCGACGGTGCTGACCGGCATCACCCCCGCGATGCGCGCCTACCGTGAGGAGCTCTTCGGGCCGGTCGCCCTGGTCTTCCGCGTCGCTGACGCCGACGAGGCCGCCCAACTGGCCAACGGCACCGAGTTCGGACTCGGCGCCTCGGTCTACAGCAGCGATCCCGCCAAGGCCGCGGCATTCGCAGCGCGCCTGGACACCGGGATGGTGTGGATCAACAGCCCCGAGAGTTCCGCGGCGGACCTTCCGTTCGGTGGAACCAAACGATCGGGGATCGGGCGTGAGCTCGGTTCACTGGGAATCGACGAGTTCGTCAACAAGAAGACCATCTACACGCCTGCGGCCACACCCCTTGACTAA
- a CDS encoding TIGR03619 family F420-dependent LLM class oxidoreductase: protein MKFGIRYANTGPYTNPDAARDLVRQAEDAGFESVWTVEHVLIPPNYESQYPYTKDGRIPEATAQTYIPDPMVWMAYCAAVTERIRFGSAVIVLPMRNPVLFAKESVTLDNLSNGRLMLGLGSGWLEEEFRALGCPFADRGRRMDDSIDILRYLWGAADDPKIEGFELHDINMEPKPKNGSIPIHIGGDSKVAARRAGRLGDGYFPARGYSSELRDTLWRAAETAGRDPEQIEITVSMPDSEAELEALASLGVDRVAVPVTSEAGLKQQIDGAHDLPKWQRIIEKYQDL, encoded by the coding sequence GTGAAGTTTGGAATCCGGTACGCGAACACAGGCCCTTACACCAACCCGGACGCCGCGCGCGACTTGGTTCGTCAAGCCGAAGATGCCGGGTTCGAGTCGGTCTGGACCGTTGAACACGTACTGATCCCACCGAATTACGAGTCGCAGTACCCCTATACCAAAGACGGCCGGATCCCCGAGGCGACGGCCCAGACCTATATCCCGGACCCGATGGTGTGGATGGCCTATTGCGCCGCCGTCACGGAACGGATCCGCTTCGGCTCGGCCGTCATCGTCCTTCCGATGCGGAATCCGGTGCTGTTCGCCAAGGAATCGGTAACCCTGGACAACCTCAGCAACGGCCGCCTCATGCTCGGCCTGGGCTCCGGTTGGCTGGAGGAGGAGTTCCGGGCCCTCGGCTGTCCCTTCGCCGATCGCGGGAGACGGATGGATGACTCCATCGACATCCTGCGCTATCTCTGGGGAGCCGCGGACGACCCCAAGATCGAGGGTTTCGAACTCCACGACATCAACATGGAGCCGAAACCGAAGAACGGGTCCATCCCGATCCATATCGGCGGCGACAGCAAGGTAGCGGCACGACGAGCGGGCCGACTGGGCGACGGCTACTTCCCAGCGCGCGGCTACTCGAGCGAGCTGCGTGACACCCTGTGGCGCGCAGCCGAGACGGCGGGCCGAGATCCTGAACAGATCGAGATCACCGTGAGCATGCCCGACAGTGAGGCCGAGCTCGAAGCGCTGGCATCACTTGGAGTTGATCGTGTCGCAGTACCCGTGACGAGCGAAGCCGGCCTCAAGCAACAGATCGACGGCGCGCACGATCTTCCGAAATGGCAGCGAATCATCGAGAAATACCAGGATTTGTAA
- a CDS encoding SDR family NAD(P)-dependent oxidoreductase, translating into MTIQGSTPDQRRRVALVTGAASGIGAAVVRQLCNDGLAVAAVDRDADGLATVAGSVGDAMVMTATCDVVDADAVRAVVESVVAWGGGLDVVVNGAGILVRADADDTTSDIWDRVVDVNLKGTFQVIQAALPHLRDGSDTAQRRIINIASGAATRGYHYPAYSASKGGVTALTRQIACELAPLGITVNCVNPGVVRTGINRDSWEDDAVRERWEKLIPVGRLGEPEDIASLVGYLASPAAGFLTAEDIAVDGGRSNITVSPW; encoded by the coding sequence ATGACAATTCAAGGATCTACTCCTGATCAGCGACGTCGCGTCGCGCTCGTGACCGGTGCCGCTTCAGGCATCGGTGCTGCCGTCGTACGGCAGCTGTGCAACGACGGGCTCGCCGTCGCCGCAGTGGACCGTGACGCGGATGGACTCGCGACGGTCGCAGGGTCGGTCGGGGACGCCATGGTGATGACGGCGACCTGCGACGTCGTCGACGCCGACGCGGTGCGCGCGGTCGTCGAGTCGGTCGTGGCATGGGGTGGTGGGCTCGACGTCGTCGTGAACGGGGCCGGCATCCTGGTGCGCGCGGACGCCGACGACACGACGTCGGACATCTGGGACCGCGTGGTCGACGTCAACCTGAAGGGAACCTTCCAGGTGATCCAGGCGGCGCTGCCGCACCTGCGGGACGGCAGCGACACGGCGCAGCGGCGCATCATCAACATCGCGTCGGGGGCGGCGACCCGCGGCTACCACTACCCGGCGTACAGCGCGTCCAAGGGCGGTGTGACGGCACTGACCCGGCAGATCGCCTGCGAGCTCGCGCCGCTCGGCATCACTGTCAACTGTGTCAACCCGGGCGTGGTCCGCACCGGCATCAACCGCGACTCGTGGGAGGACGACGCCGTGCGCGAGCGATGGGAGAAGTTGATCCCGGTGGGCCGGCTCGGCGAGCCCGAGGACATCGCATCCCTGGTGGGTTACCTGGCGTCGCCTGCCGCGGGCTTCCTCACCGCGGAGGACATCGCGGTCGACGGCGGTCGATCGAACATCACCGTCAGTCCCTGGTGA
- a CDS encoding SDR family NAD(P)-dependent oxidoreductase, with the protein MPRVDGKVCIVTGAASGIGAATRSVLQDEGATVIGFDRQTGEHPDDLLWTVDISDQDAVSAAVERVADAHGHIDVLVNNAGIPGPKKPSHEVTLEEFEHVFGVNVRGTWLCTKYVVPHMLAAGRGSIVNMSSMYGLVGNSLIPTYHATKGAIRLMTKADAATYAAGGIRVNSVHPGSIDTGSKASVRADTSEKAQEYNRRVLSSIPVGHRGEPKDIAYGVLYLASDESRYMTGSELVIDGGYTAV; encoded by the coding sequence ATGCCAAGAGTCGACGGCAAGGTCTGCATCGTCACGGGAGCGGCGTCCGGCATCGGTGCGGCCACCCGAAGCGTCCTGCAGGACGAAGGCGCGACGGTCATCGGATTCGATCGTCAGACCGGCGAGCACCCCGATGACCTCCTCTGGACCGTGGACATCAGTGACCAGGACGCGGTCTCAGCGGCAGTCGAACGCGTCGCCGACGCCCACGGTCACATCGACGTGCTCGTCAACAACGCCGGCATCCCCGGACCGAAGAAGCCGTCGCACGAAGTCACCCTCGAGGAGTTCGAGCACGTCTTCGGTGTCAACGTTCGCGGCACGTGGCTGTGCACCAAGTACGTCGTTCCCCACATGCTCGCAGCGGGGCGCGGCAGCATCGTCAACATGTCGTCCATGTACGGCCTCGTGGGGAATTCGCTGATTCCGACCTACCACGCGACCAAGGGCGCGATCCGACTGATGACCAAGGCCGACGCTGCGACGTATGCCGCCGGCGGGATCCGGGTCAACTCGGTGCATCCCGGCTCCATCGACACCGGATCGAAGGCATCCGTCCGGGCCGACACCTCCGAGAAGGCTCAGGAATACAACCGCCGAGTCCTCTCCTCGATCCCGGTCGGTCACCGTGGCGAGCCGAAGGACATTGCGTATGGCGTGCTCTATCTCGCCTCCGACGAATCCCGTTACATGACCGGCTCCGAGCTGGTCATCGACGGCGGATACACGGCGGTGTGA
- a CDS encoding flavin reductase, producing MDNLYPPDEGIYRQTLGHYPTGVAVVTAMKPDGTPTGMTVGSFTSVSLDPPLIAFLPSKTSSSWAALRECGDTFGVNILAADQEVVCRRIASSGNDKFNAVAWHESPLGLPILDGCVAYLECRVSEVRDAGDHDLVLGEVVQMGVQRPTESLLFFRGGYGSFRPRSLAIGTPQLFEQLRFVDAARPIIERLASDSGHEITALVLHEGDLITTAAANDGSHMSRLRVGRRTPFLPPVGAVHAAYSPESVRNYWLSQLPKDATDEAQRAERMLDTIRERGFGFTVGHTVGRAIESMGQRRSRDPSPEALREFREVIRRASANYNIEFLSPQREHEFHAATAPVFHPQHGLAFTLTLWGHGGSVSYDTMRATIDQLVHTARVCSDALSYVDSES from the coding sequence ATGGACAACCTGTATCCCCCGGACGAGGGCATCTACCGCCAGACGCTCGGCCACTATCCGACGGGTGTCGCGGTCGTCACCGCGATGAAGCCCGATGGGACGCCGACCGGTATGACGGTCGGATCCTTCACCTCCGTGTCGCTGGACCCACCGCTGATCGCGTTCCTGCCCTCGAAGACCTCCAGCTCCTGGGCGGCACTGCGCGAGTGCGGTGACACCTTCGGCGTCAACATCCTCGCTGCCGACCAGGAAGTCGTGTGCCGCCGCATCGCCTCCTCGGGCAACGACAAGTTCAACGCGGTCGCCTGGCACGAATCTCCGCTCGGGCTACCGATTCTCGACGGTTGCGTGGCGTATCTGGAGTGCCGGGTCTCCGAGGTCCGCGACGCAGGCGACCACGACCTGGTGCTCGGTGAGGTCGTGCAGATGGGTGTGCAGCGTCCCACCGAGTCACTGCTGTTCTTCCGTGGCGGTTACGGCTCGTTCCGGCCACGGTCGCTGGCGATCGGCACGCCGCAACTGTTCGAACAACTCCGCTTCGTCGATGCCGCCCGGCCGATCATCGAACGCCTCGCCTCCGACAGCGGGCACGAGATCACGGCACTCGTCCTGCACGAGGGCGACCTCATCACCACCGCAGCGGCGAACGACGGGTCACACATGTCACGGCTCCGCGTCGGGCGCCGGACGCCGTTCCTGCCGCCGGTCGGCGCGGTGCACGCGGCATACAGCCCGGAGAGCGTCCGCAACTACTGGCTGTCCCAACTCCCCAAGGACGCGACCGACGAGGCGCAGCGCGCCGAGCGGATGCTGGACACGATCCGCGAGCGCGGATTCGGCTTCACCGTCGGGCACACGGTCGGCAGGGCGATCGAGTCGATGGGCCAACGCAGGTCCCGGGACCCCAGCCCGGAGGCGCTACGCGAGTTCCGCGAGGTGATCCGTCGCGCTAGCGCCAACTACAACATCGAATTCCTCAGCCCGCAAAGGGAACACGAGTTCCACGCGGCGACCGCACCGGTCTTCCATCCGCAGCACGGACTCGCCTTCACGCTGACGTTGTGGGGCCACGGCGGTTCGGTGTCCTACGACACGATGCGGGCCACCATCGACCAGTTGGTGCACACCGCACGCGTGTGCTCCGATGCCCTGTCGTATGTCGACAGCGAGAGCTGA